One part of the Streptomyces nigra genome encodes these proteins:
- a CDS encoding TetR/AcrR family transcriptional regulator translates to METLRERKKQRTREALLRTALELFTTRGYEDTTVDDIADAVEVSQRTFFRYFAGKEEAALALQEMTETHFLQAVRERPAHEPPMEALRQAVLESWDSLSEVVESVAPVEVFLRMYQVIESTPVLLAAHLRRSLETEEAIARVLAERERVDIDADPRPRLAVAVFGGVMRLTERRWSTGEEASLDAIRALTVQYLEQVGPALTGSWRTH, encoded by the coding sequence ATGGAAACGCTGCGCGAACGCAAGAAACAGCGCACCCGGGAAGCGCTGCTGCGGACCGCGCTGGAGCTCTTCACGACACGCGGGTACGAGGACACGACCGTCGACGACATCGCCGACGCGGTCGAGGTGTCGCAACGCACGTTCTTCCGGTACTTCGCCGGCAAGGAGGAGGCCGCCCTCGCGCTCCAGGAGATGACGGAGACGCACTTCCTGCAGGCGGTGCGCGAGCGGCCGGCCCACGAGCCCCCGATGGAGGCGCTGCGGCAGGCCGTCCTGGAGAGCTGGGACAGCCTCAGCGAGGTCGTCGAGTCGGTGGCGCCGGTCGAGGTGTTCCTGCGCATGTACCAGGTCATCGAGTCGACCCCGGTGCTGCTCGCCGCGCATCTGCGGCGCTCGCTGGAGACGGAGGAGGCGATCGCGCGGGTGCTGGCCGAGCGGGAGCGCGTCGACATCGACGCCGACCCGCGGCCGCGGCTGGCGGTGGCCGTGTTCGGCGGGGTGATGCGGCTCACGGAACGCCGGTGGAGCACCGGCGAGGAGGCGAGCCTCGACGCCATACGGGCGTTGACGGTCCAGTACCTGGAACAGGTGGGTCCGGCACTCACCGGGAGCTGGCGAACACACTGA
- a CDS encoding alpha/beta hydrolase, producing MTSFDTTPQLNVRRALLALAVVFVMLATTGWTALRHHRGAAPLQASISAWEHGSIAGHRLPAADSPPTRLAAFFDSLTEHQRAHLVRRYPLAIGNMNGAPVELRYRANRVALGEAREVERKRVHDKGLTPDGQREAARRAERFGVLMHSDRRILAFDPAGTGRAAEVFGDLERAERVSVVVPGVDTDVLTFQRTHRAYSAPVGMARSLYDAERRAAPRTRTAVIAWADYTSPGGLGLDSATATRAADGAVRLNALVRTLPGRSPVSLFCHSYGSVLCGLAARELPGRVTDIAVAGSPGMRVERASQLRTSAHVWAMRDADDWVQDVPYLELGGLGHGEDPVASVFGARVLSARDAKGHSGYFEPGTESVKNFAEIGVGAYESVRCADGTVGCRAGLSDAASAGRA from the coding sequence GTGACTTCCTTCGACACCACCCCGCAGCTGAACGTCCGGCGCGCACTGCTCGCTCTGGCCGTCGTGTTCGTGATGCTGGCGACCACGGGCTGGACCGCTCTGCGGCACCATCGCGGTGCCGCGCCGCTCCAGGCGTCGATCAGCGCCTGGGAGCACGGCAGCATCGCCGGCCACCGGCTTCCGGCGGCGGACTCCCCGCCCACCCGGCTCGCCGCGTTCTTCGACTCGCTGACCGAGCACCAGCGCGCCCATCTCGTACGCCGCTATCCGCTCGCGATCGGCAACATGAACGGCGCGCCCGTCGAACTGCGCTACCGGGCCAATCGGGTGGCGCTCGGCGAGGCGCGCGAGGTGGAGCGCAAGCGGGTGCACGACAAGGGACTCACGCCGGACGGGCAGCGCGAGGCGGCACGCCGCGCCGAGCGCTTCGGGGTGCTGATGCACTCCGACCGCCGGATCCTCGCCTTCGACCCGGCCGGCACCGGACGGGCCGCGGAGGTCTTCGGCGATCTGGAGCGGGCCGAGCGGGTCTCGGTCGTCGTCCCCGGCGTCGACACCGACGTGCTCACCTTCCAGCGCACGCACCGCGCGTACTCCGCGCCGGTCGGCATGGCCCGTTCCCTGTACGACGCCGAGCGCCGGGCCGCGCCCAGGACGCGTACGGCGGTCATCGCCTGGGCGGACTACACCTCGCCCGGCGGTCTCGGGCTCGACTCGGCGACCGCGACCCGTGCCGCCGACGGGGCCGTACGGCTGAACGCGCTGGTGCGCACGCTGCCCGGCCGCTCGCCCGTCTCCCTGTTCTGCCACAGCTACGGCTCGGTGCTGTGCGGTCTGGCCGCACGCGAACTGCCGGGCCGGGTGACCGACATAGCGGTGGCGGGCAGCCCCGGCATGCGGGTGGAGCGGGCCTCGCAGCTGCGCACGTCCGCCCATGTGTGGGCGATGCGGGACGCCGACGACTGGGTGCAGGACGTGCCGTATCTGGAGCTCGGCGGGCTCGGGCACGGCGAGGACCCGGTGGCCTCGGTGTTCGGCGCGCGGGTGCTGTCGGCGCGGGACGCGAAGGGCCACAGCGGCTACTTCGAGCCCGGCACGGAGAGTGTGAAGAACTTCGCGGAGATCGGGGTCGGCGCGTACGAGTCGGTGCGGTGCGCCGACGGCACGGTCGGGTGCCGTGCGGGCCTGTCCGACGCCGCGTCGGCCGGACGCGCGTAG